Proteins from a genomic interval of Candidatus Neomarinimicrobiota bacterium:
- a CDS encoding adenylyltransferase/cytidyltransferase family protein produces MIAKELAWEACAGWIRERQRERRRVVFTNGCFDLLHAGHIHYLHEARCLGDYLVVGVNSDASVRRLKGPQRPVMSLDDRLLILGALEMVDVLVVFPVEPSRTDDLDPDLQDTPYALLRQLHPDVLVKGADYSQQAVVGREFAGEVRIIPLLEGRSTSALLDRIHQGLPGKSPILE; encoded by the coding sequence GTGATCGCTAAAGAGCTGGCCTGGGAAGCCTGTGCCGGTTGGATTCGCGAACGCCAGCGTGAGCGGCGACGGGTAGTGTTCACCAATGGCTGCTTTGATCTGCTGCATGCCGGTCATATTCATTACCTCCACGAAGCCCGGTGTCTGGGTGATTACTTGGTGGTGGGAGTTAACAGCGATGCATCAGTGCGGCGGCTAAAGGGACCCCAGCGCCCCGTCATGTCCCTGGATGACCGGTTACTTATCCTGGGAGCCCTGGAGATGGTAGATGTGCTGGTGGTCTTCCCTGTTGAACCCTCGCGGACTGATGATCTGGATCCCGACCTTCAGGACACGCCTTACGCTCTGTTACGTCAGCTCCACCCCGATGTCTTGGTAAAGGGGGCAGATTACAGCCAGCAAGCGGTGGTAGGGCGTGAGTTTGCCGGAGAGGTGCGGATCATTCCGCTGTTGGAAGGTCGCAGTACCAGTGCACTGCTGGACCGTATTCACCAGGGGCTGCCCGGTAAAAGCCCAATTCTGGAATAG